The sequence below is a genomic window from Tenacibaculum tangerinum.
TTTACAGACGTTTCTTTCGAAGATATTTAAGCAAAAAATTATATTGCATACCTCTAAACACAAATAAAATTTGTGTAAAGAGATTGTTTGTGCAAGAAAAATCAATTCAAATTCAATTTACACACGAAAAACCGCCTATTGTTGCACAGCACAATCGGTGGTTTTTATTTTTAAACTTCAGATTTTATTTTATTAGATAGTTTTGACGTAAACTCTGTTAATTGTTTGTATGTCAAAATTCTTCCTACCCTGCTGTTAAGTTTGTCTTCGTGTTGGTTTGTTCTTAGTAATTTCTGTTTCATGTTCAAGCTGTTTTTAATTTGAATAAATATAATAAAAAAAAACTGAATTTCAGGTAGTTGTGTAGGTTTTTAAGGAAAAAAGGGTGCTTTTCCTATAAAACTTTCTTCATAGTAGTAGTTTTAGCTACTGTTTCAAGCCACTCTTTTACTGGATCGCTATTTTTTGTAATACCTCCACCTACGTAAATGTATATGGCGTTGTTAATCACTTCCATACAGCGAAGGTTAACAAAAAGGTTGCTTTCTTTACCAATATTTAATTCCCCTAAAAAACCAGTGTAAAACCTTCTGTGGTAATTTTCGTTAGTCAAAATAAATTGCTTCGACGATTCCAAAGGCAATCCACATACAGCTGGGGTGGGGTGTAAGGTTTTGATTAAATAAGCAGGGTTCGTTGTTAGTTTGCCATTAATAACAGAACGTAAGTGTAACAAGCTTCCTGCTTTGATTGTTTCAGCTTTTGTAGTGGTAATTTCCGAACAAATACCTGATAATCTATCCACAATATAGTCAGTTACAAATTGCTGTTCTTCTAATTCTTTAGATTGCCAAGTCACCTTTGTTGTTTCTTTATATAGCTGTGTTCCAGCCAGGGCCATGGTAGTAAAATGATTTTCTAAAATACGAACCAATGTTTCTGGAGTAGCTCCTAACCATAAACCAATTTTTGGATGGTACCATACATACACAAAAGCGGTAGGATACGTATTCAGCAGTTTTTGAAAAGTTTCAATAATATTAAAACTGGGTGATTCAACTTTTTCTTTTCTAGAGAGTACCACCTTTTTAAACTGTTGATTTTTAATAGCTGCTATCCCTTTCTCCACTAATTGAACATGTTCTTCTTTCGAAATATTGTCAGAAATAAAATCTGAGTTACTTGTTAAACTGCTATTAACAGTAAACTCTTCTTCAATATAGATTGATTGATTTTCAGGAATCAAGATAGCTTCTTCTTTATCGTCAAACGGAGCGAAAATAAAACCACTTTCACTGAAGTCTTTCGAGGTAATCACGGCATTATTTTTCTGAAACCATCCTTTAATTACAGAGGTATTGGGTTGTTTGTAAGCAACAAAAGGGAGTTGCTTTGCTAGAGCTTCTTTTATGTTTGAAAAAATACTCAATCTAATTGTTTTATTAAATAGTGTTTAATCGTGTCAAATTTACTCCAAATAAATCCGTGACCAGCATCTGGAATGCTAATTAATTCAAACTGACTTTTAGGAAACTGTTCTTCTAAAAACAACGAGTTTTCAAAAGGAACAATACGGTCTTTAGTTCCGTGAATACTTACTACATTATTCGGGGTGCTCTTCCAGGTATTTTCAAAAAGCTGTAAATCGTGCTTATGAGATAATTTTTCTTTACTTGCTTCTTGCCAAATTGGGGGAACAAGCCATCTGGTGAGTTTCCACTCGTATAAATTTAAAAGCCAAGGCATCGGTTCAACTTTACTGTATACTGCTGGGGCTAATAAAACTATGCTTCGAACTCTTTTTTGTAGAGCTAAAGCAATAGGACCTCCATAAGAATATCCTACTACGATTGTTTTCTCAGGGTTTAAATTCTGTAAAATAGCGTGTAACATGTCGCGTTCGAAGGCAATACTTTCTTGTACAGCATTTTTATCACGATAGTTATAACCAATACGATCGTAAGAAATCATGTTTGCGTTACGAAGTAATGCCGAGTCTTTCATATACTCAATAAAATCAATAGAAGAACCTATTGTGCCATGAACGAAGACAATGGTAGGTAAAGTGGTATCTTTTACAATAGAGAGTTTTCTGTAGTTAAAATCTCTAAAACTTTCATAAGTAAGTTGAGGGATAACAGCGCTACCCGAAAATTTTTCAAGTATTTTTATGTCGGATTTGGGAGTAGAAAAGTTCCAAAATAAGAAATACAAAACCAAAAAGATTGTAAAGACCGCAATTACCGTAATTTTTAAGATTTTTTTAGCAATTTCATGCTACTGCTTGTCTAAAATAATATTGGTAATCTTACAAAGAGAAATTAAATTATCGGCTTCATCTACAATTCGCACTTCCCATAAATGTGTAGTTCTACCTTTGTGAATAGCCTTGGCCGTAGCAAAAACTTCTCCCTCTCTCTTACTTTTTAAATGATTAATACTCAATTCGATTCCTTTAATAATTTTATTGGAGTCTTTTAAGAAAAAAGCAGAAGCACAACTTCCTACAGATTCTGCCAAAGCAGCAGTAGCTCCGCCGTGTAATATTCCATAAGGTTGATGCACTTTTGGACTAACAGGCATTGTAGCCGTGATAAAATCATCTCCTATGTCAATAAACCTTATTTCCAACGTTTCCATCAGTGTGTTCTTGTTGTAATTGTTTAAGATAGTAAGAGATTCTTGCTTTGTCATTGTTAGTAGAAATTATCATTCAAAAATACGTATTTTTGTACGGATTAAAAATGATAGAATGTATAAAGTACGTGTAATTTTAGATACGAAAGAAGACGTAATAAGAACCCTGATGGTAAATGAAAAAGTTTCATTAGAAAACTTACATTTTGATATTGCAAAAGCGTTTGGTTTTGACGGACAAGAAATGGCATCTTTTTATCGTACCGATGAAGATTGGAATCAAGGGGAAGAAATACCATTGTTTGATATGTCTGAAGCAGGTGAAAACCTTTCTATGGCAACGTGTATTATAGAGGAAACCTTGCCCAATAAACACGATAAATTAATTTACGTGTATGATTTTTTTCAAATGTGGACGTTTTACGTAGAGGTAATAGAGCAAACAAATGAAGTGCTTTCTGAAACAACACTAGTGTTGTCTGTTGGAACAATTCCAGAAAAAGCACCTGAAAAAGAATTCAAAGCAGAAGATATTTCAAAAGATATAGACGATGAAATTCATGATGAGTTTAATGATTTTGAAAGCTTAGACGATTTTGACTTTGATAATTATTAAGCCATGGCACAGTTTATAAAATTATATAACGACAATCCTAACCCGAAAGAGATTGAAAAAATTGTAAAGGTTTTACAAAATGGCGGGTTAATTATCTATCCAACAGATACTGTATACGGTTTAGGGTGTGATATTACCAATACTAAAGCTTTAGCAAAAGTGGCAAAAATTAGAAAGGTAAAACCAGAAAAAGCAAATTTTTCGTTTGTCTGTAATGATTTGAGTCACTTATCAGATTACGTAAAACAAATTGATACCGCTACGTACAAAATCTTAAAAAGAGCTTTACCAGGACCCTATACCTTTGTATTGCCAGGTAGTAATTCGCTTCCTAAAGCATATAAAAAACGTAAAACAGTGGGGATTCGTGTACCCGATAACAATATTGCAAGGGCCATAGTAGCGGCTTTAGGAAACCCGATTGTATCCACTTCAATTCACGATGAAGATGAAGTATTGGAATATACTACAGATCCTGAATTAATCTTCGAAAAGTGGCAAAATATTGTAGATATAGTAGTTGATGGTGGTTATGGAGGTAACTATGCATCTACTGTAATCGACCTAACCACTGACGAGCCTGAAGTAATTCGTGAAGGAAAAGGAAGTTTAGATATATTGTAAAAAAATAGATAGCTGGAAGAGTTTATATTTGAAAATGACCAAAGAATCAAACTCGAGTAATTACTTCAATTCGTTGAATTGTTTTCTTCCTTTAACGTAATACTGCCAAACAATAGAGGTGTGTTTGTAGTAATTCGATTTTTTAGTTATTTTTTTCTCTTCTTTATAAACTTTGGAAGCTGCGCATAAAAACTAAAATGTGCCTTTAAAATAGCAAATAGGTGTTTTGGTCTCCCTTCCAATAAAAATTTTAGACCCGCTATTCCGTCCAACACTAAACGAGCAAAAATAATAGGGAATAATTTGTTTGAGGGTAAGTTTTTAACAAGCTTCAGCAAGCTGTTTCTAAAGTTTAAAAATGTTTTCTTCGGGTTTAAGTTGTTCAATGTTGCGCCTCCTACATGGTACACCGTTGATATGCCCACATACTTTATTGCATATCCGCTGTTTTTAGCACGCCAACACAAGTCAATCTCTTCTTGATGTGCAAAAAAATCTTCGTCAAAACCATTGAGTTGATGAAAAACTTCTGAACGGATAAAAAGACAAGCTCCTGATGCCCAAAAAATTTCGGCAGTATCGTTAAACTGTCCATTGTCAGTTTCTAGCGTATCAAATAAACGACCTCGACAATACGGATACCCAAAAGCATCGATAAATCCTCCGCCAGCACCAGCGTATTCAAATTTAGCTTTATTTTTAAAGTCTAAAATTTTAGGTTGAATAATCGCTGTATTCGGTTGTTTATCAAATATGTCAATTATCGGAGTTAACCAGTTTTTAGTAACCTCAATATCAGAGTTTACTAAACAATAAATATCGGCATCAATATACTTTAGGGCATCGTTGTAGCCTTTTGCATAGCCCCCGTTTGTAGAATTTTGAACAATGTTTACGGTAGGAAAATGCTGTTTCACAAATGCGATTGAATCGTCGGTAGAAGCATTGTCAGCAACATATATTTCAGCTTCTTCTGAGCTAAAATTTACGACAGAAGGTAAAAACTGCTCGAGCAATTTTTTTCCGTTCCAGTTTAATATGACTATGGCTGTTTTCAAGAAGGCAAATTTACAGTTTATAAATGAATTTGTGTTGAAAAGCTGGAGTCATTCTGTGCTTTCATCATTACTAGAAAAGTAAAGTAAGGTTTTACTGGAGTTAAGTCTTAGAGAGGTATATTCTTCCCGAATAGTGATTTTTAGATTAATTTATATTTATTTTTTTAACATTTAAAATGGTTATAATGTATTTTTTTAATTTATTTTATTGTGAAAGTTTAATTTATAAATTATTTTATTGAATTATTTTTAATTTAGATTTTAATTATTTACATTAGAGGGTAAGATATGTGCATAACAGCTTATATCTTGTTTTTAATGAGTAGTAACCTTAATTCCCCTATAATATGATGACAAAATCAAATGTTCAAACCGTAGCAAAAGAACAAATTAAGTTCTTGAAATTTCCAAAAGAAGAAGTATTAAAGAAAAATCAGGCAGTAGCGAATCGTTTTATAGATTTACAACGTGCCCTATCTTTAGGTAACTTAGAAAGAGAAAAGGTAAGTATCTTTTTTATGGACACACAGGGTCTCAAAAAGGTAGAAACTACAGTTTGGGGTATTACCGACAAATCAGTAATTTTAAAACAGGGTACTATTATTCCACTAGAAAGAATAGTGAGTATCGCATAAAACAAAAATCCCTCGAAATTTCGAGGGATTTTTTTATGTATGTTAAGCTTCCGCTTCCATATAATCTTCAATAGGATTACAAGAGCAAATTAAGTTACGGTCGCCAAAAGCATCGTCTACACGGCGTACAGATGGCCAAAACTTATTGTCTGCAATATACTCCAAAGGAAAAGCTGCTTGTTTGCGAGAATAAGGTAAATCCCATTCATCAGCTGTTAACATTTCTTGTGTATGCGGTGCGTTTTTAAGCGGATTGTTAGGGTTCTCCTTACTCGCATCAGCAATTTCTTTTCTAATAGAAATGAGTGCATCACAAAAACGATCTAATTCTGCCACACTTTCAGACTCGGTAGGTTCTACCATAATGGTTCCCGCTACAGGGAAAGATACGGTAGGAGCGTGGAATCCGTAGTCCATTAAACGTTTGGCAATATCAACAACTTCAATTCCGTTTTGTTTAAAATCACGACAGTCTAAAATCATTTCATGAGCAGCACGGTTCATTTCTCCCGTATATAACGTGCTAAAGTGTCCGCTTAAACGCTCTTTCATATAATTAGCGTTTAGAATTGCTATTTTGGTAGCATTTGTTAATCCTTCTGCACCCAACATAGTGATGTATCCGTACGAAATTAAACATACCAATGCAGAGCCCCAAGGAGCTGCTGAAATAGCAGTAATAGCATTTTCGCCACCAGTAGCAACTACTGGGTTGGTTGGTAAAAAAGGTACTAATTGTGGTGCTACACAAATAGGACCAACTCCAGGGCCACCACCACCATGCGGAATCGCAAATGTTTTATGTAGGTTTAAGTGACAAACATCGGCACCAATGGTTGCAGGATTTGTCAACCCTACCTGTGCGTTCATGTTTGCACCGTCCATATATACTTGTCCACCGTTATCATGAATAATTTGGGTAACCTCTTTGATAGCCTTTTCAAATACTCCGTGAGTAGAGGGGTAGGTTACCATTAACGCAGCTAAATTATCTGCATGTTTTTCAGCTTTTGCACGTAAATCTTCTACGTCGATATTTCCTCTTTCATCAGTCTTAGTAACGACCACTTTCATGCCCGCCATAACTGCTGATGCAGGGTTGGTTCCGTGAGCCGATGCAGGAATTAAACAGATGTTTCTATGGGTATCTCCGTTCGCTTCATGATACGCTCTAATTGTCATCAATCCAGCAAATTCACCTTGTGCTCCTGAGTTTGGTTGTAAAGAAGTACCTGCAAAACCAGTAATAACATTCAATTGGTTTTCAAGGTTGTCTAACATAATTTGGTATCCTTCCGCTTGGTTTAAGGGTACAAATGGGTGGATGTTTCCCCATTGCGGATTACTCAACGGTAACATTTCAGAAGCAGCGTTTAACTTCATGGTACAAGAACCTAAAGAAATCATCGAGTGATTTAATGCTAAATCTTTACGCTCCAATTTTTTGATGTAACGCATCATTTCAGTTTCTGACTGATACGTATTGAATACTTCGTTATCTAGGAAAGAGGTTGCTCTTTTTACCTCCGTAGGAATTACATCAGTAGAAGTAAACTCAGTAACCAAAATATCTTTGATATTGAAGGCTTGTTCAAAACAATCAACAATGTCGTTGATTTCTTTTAAACCAACTGTTTCATTTACAGAAATTGAAACAAGCTCTTTATCGATGTAGTTAAAGTTAATTCCGTTTGCTTCTGCTACAGGACGTAATTTATCGGTTTCAGCTTCAATTAAAATTGTGTCGAAATAAGCACTATTCTTTTGTCTGAAGCCTAAATCGTTTAGAGCTTTTGCTAAGGTTGTAGTGCTTGTGTGTATGCGATCTGCAATGTATTGTAAACCATCTTTTCCGTGGTATACAGCATACATACCTGCCATAACTGCTAATAATACCTGTGCAGTACAGATGTTAGAGGTTGCTTTTTCACGCTTAATATGTTGCTCACGTGTTTGTAAAGCCATGCGTAAAGCACGTCCGCCATCTACATCTTTGG
It includes:
- a CDS encoding chorismate-binding protein, with amino-acid sequence MSIFSNIKEALAKQLPFVAYKQPNTSVIKGWFQKNNAVITSKDFSESGFIFAPFDDKEEAILIPENQSIYIEEEFTVNSSLTSNSDFISDNISKEEHVQLVEKGIAAIKNQQFKKVVLSRKEKVESPSFNIIETFQKLLNTYPTAFVYVWYHPKIGLWLGATPETLVRILENHFTTMALAGTQLYKETTKVTWQSKELEEQQFVTDYIVDRLSGICSEITTTKAETIKAGSLLHLRSVINGKLTTNPAYLIKTLHPTPAVCGLPLESSKQFILTNENYHRRFYTGFLGELNIGKESNLFVNLRCMEVINNAIYIYVGGGITKNSDPVKEWLETVAKTTTMKKVL
- a CDS encoding alpha/beta fold hydrolase; the encoded protein is MYFLFWNFSTPKSDIKILEKFSGSAVIPQLTYESFRDFNYRKLSIVKDTTLPTIVFVHGTIGSSIDFIEYMKDSALLRNANMISYDRIGYNYRDKNAVQESIAFERDMLHAILQNLNPEKTIVVGYSYGGPIALALQKRVRSIVLLAPAVYSKVEPMPWLLNLYEWKLTRWLVPPIWQEASKEKLSHKHDLQLFENTWKSTPNNVVSIHGTKDRIVPFENSLFLEEQFPKSQFELISIPDAGHGFIWSKFDTIKHYLIKQLD
- a CDS encoding PaaI family thioesterase, whose translation is MTKQESLTILNNYNKNTLMETLEIRFIDIGDDFITATMPVSPKVHQPYGILHGGATAALAESVGSCASAFFLKDSNKIIKGIELSINHLKSKREGEVFATAKAIHKGRTTHLWEVRIVDEADNLISLCKITNIILDKQ
- a CDS encoding IS1096 element passenger TnpR family protein → MYKVRVILDTKEDVIRTLMVNEKVSLENLHFDIAKAFGFDGQEMASFYRTDEDWNQGEEIPLFDMSEAGENLSMATCIIEETLPNKHDKLIYVYDFFQMWTFYVEVIEQTNEVLSETTLVLSVGTIPEKAPEKEFKAEDISKDIDDEIHDEFNDFESLDDFDFDNY
- a CDS encoding L-threonylcarbamoyladenylate synthase, which codes for MAQFIKLYNDNPNPKEIEKIVKVLQNGGLIIYPTDTVYGLGCDITNTKALAKVAKIRKVKPEKANFSFVCNDLSHLSDYVKQIDTATYKILKRALPGPYTFVLPGSNSLPKAYKKRKTVGIRVPDNNIARAIVAALGNPIVSTSIHDEDEVLEYTTDPELIFEKWQNIVDIVVDGGYGGNYASTVIDLTTDEPEVIREGKGSLDIL
- the gcvP gene encoding aminomethyl-transferring glycine dehydrogenase; translated protein: MNTNSFQLRHIGPRIKEQDQMLQTIGVESLSQLIYETIPDDIRLEKELDLAPAMSEYEYLNHINKLGAKNKVFKSYIGLGYHEAILPSVIQRNILENPGWYTAYTPYQAEIAQGRLEALLNYQTMICDLTGMELANASLLDESTAAAEAMALLFDVRERAQKKANVNKFFVSEEILPQTLSVLQTRAIPIGIELIVGNHEEFDFSEEFFGAIVQYPGKYGQVYDYTSFVAHCNASNIKVAVAADILSLVKLKAPAEFGADVVVGTTQRFGIPLGYGGPHAGYFATKEAYKRSIPGRIIGVTKDVDGGRALRMALQTREQHIKREKATSNICTAQVLLAVMAGMYAVYHGKDGLQYIADRIHTSTTTLAKALNDLGFRQKNSAYFDTILIEAETDKLRPVAEANGINFNYIDKELVSISVNETVGLKEINDIVDCFEQAFNIKDILVTEFTSTDVIPTEVKRATSFLDNEVFNTYQSETEMMRYIKKLERKDLALNHSMISLGSCTMKLNAASEMLPLSNPQWGNIHPFVPLNQAEGYQIMLDNLENQLNVITGFAGTSLQPNSGAQGEFAGLMTIRAYHEANGDTHRNICLIPASAHGTNPASAVMAGMKVVVTKTDERGNIDVEDLRAKAEKHADNLAALMVTYPSTHGVFEKAIKEVTQIIHDNGGQVYMDGANMNAQVGLTNPATIGADVCHLNLHKTFAIPHGGGGPGVGPICVAPQLVPFLPTNPVVATGGENAITAISAAPWGSALVCLISYGYITMLGAEGLTNATKIAILNANYMKERLSGHFSTLYTGEMNRAAHEMILDCRDFKQNGIEVVDIAKRLMDYGFHAPTVSFPVAGTIMVEPTESESVAELDRFCDALISIRKEIADASKENPNNPLKNAPHTQEMLTADEWDLPYSRKQAAFPLEYIADNKFWPSVRRVDDAFGDRNLICSCNPIEDYMEAEA